The DNA region GCAGTCGAGCTTACATATACTGCAAAAGACGGCGAAACTTATATTTTTCACTTGATCGACACCCCAGGACATGTGGATTTTACGTACGAAGTATCTCGTAGTCTTGCTGCCTGTGAAGGTGCGGTTTTAGTTGTTGATGCAGCCCAAGGGATCGAAGCTCAAACATTAGCTAATGTTTATTTAGCGTTGGATAACGACTTAGAAATTTTACCGGTGATCAATAAAATCGATTTACCAGCGGCAGATCCCGAACGTGTTCGGACTGAGATCGAAGATGTGATCGGAATCGATGCTAGTGAAGCAGTTTTGGCTAGTGCTAAAGCAGGGATCGGTATTGAAGATATTTTAGAGCAGGTCGTAGAGTATGTGCCAGCACCAGCTGGCGATTTAGATGCACCGTTGAAGGCATTGATTTTCGACTCTGTTTATGATAGTTACCGTGGTGTCGTATTGAATGTTAGGGTCATGGATGGTGTAGTTAAACCAGGTGATAAGATTCAGATGATGAACAATGGTAAAACATTTGATGTAACCGAAGTCGGCGTCTTCTCACCAAAAGCGGTTGCTCGTGACTATTTGATGGTCGGTGATGTCGGTTATATCACGGCCAGCATCAAAACAGTACAAGATACTCAAGTTGGGGATACAGTCACATTAGCAGAGAATCCAGCACAAGAAGCTTTGCCTGGATATCGTAAAATGAATCCAATGGTTTATTGTGGTCTATATCCAATTGACAATTCTCGATACAATGATTTACGAGAAGCATTGGAAAAACTTCAATTGAACGATGCTGCATTACAATTCGAACCAGAAACATCTCAAGCCTTAGGGTTTGGTTTCCGTTGCGGATTTTTAGGATTGCTGCATATGGATGTTATTCAAGAGCGTTTGGAACGTGAATTTAATTTAGATCTTATCACGACAGCGCCTTCTGTTATTTATCATGTCAATAAAACGGATGGCTCACAAGTCGTTGTTGATAATCCAGCTGATTTTCCTGAACCAGTAACGATCGATTCTGTAGAAGAACCTTTTGTTAAAGCACAGATCATGGTACCGAATGAGTATGTTGGTGCGGTAATGGAATTGTCTCAACGTAAACGGGGAGAATTCGTAACCATGGATTACTTAGATGATTATCGTGTAAATGTAGTGTATGAATTACCTCTATCGGAAATTGTTTTTGATTTCTTTGATAAGCTAAAATCAAGTACAAAAGGCTATGCTTCACTAGATTATGAAATGTCTGGTTATAGAACGAGCCGTCTTGTGAAAATGGATATCTTATTAAACAGCGAAAAAGTCGATGCTTTAAGCTTTATCGTGCATAGAGACTTTGCTTACGAACGGGGCAAAGCTATCGTAGAAAAATTAAGAAAACTGATTCCAAGACAACAATTTGAAGTGCCGATCCAAGCAGCGATCGGGCAAAAAATCGTGGCTAGATCAGATATCAAAGCATTGCGTAAAAATGTCTTAGCGAAATGTTATGGTGGAGATGTTTCTCGTAAACGTAAATTATTAGAGAAACAAAAAGAAGGGAAGAAACGAATGAAACAAATTGGTTCGGTGGAAGTACCTCAGGAAGCCTTCATGGCGGTTCTGAAAATGGACGAGGACGAACCGAAGAAATAGGATTTTAAATAGGAAGCTTAGTGTTATCAGCCGTCTTTGGTTGCTAAAAAACATCCAAACTTCTTTAATAAACATTTTTATTCATGCTTGTTTCACTATTGGTATAGTATAAAAGTATCTTCGAAAGAAGGTACTTTTTTTGTACAATCAAATTGAGTAAGAAATCGAGCTTATGAGAAGAAAATATCTTTAAAAAAAAAATGAATCAAGATAAGTTGCCAAATAAGAGAAGAAACGTTGTTTCTTTAAAAAGTTTCATTTTGATGGTTCAGATTTAGAAGCTCCAAAATACGAAATTGAAAGTTGATTTAGTTTAACAATTTTGCTATACTGACCTTGAAAATAATTAAGCCATCTAAAAATGAATGGAGTATGCTTGGTGAGTGTAACAGGTATCTAATCAATAAGCTGAATAGACAAATAAACGTAGGTTTATTTGTTTTGCTTGTAGAAGTGATATCTGTCGAATAAATAGGATTATTGTAATCTTAGACGATAGGGTGACTATCGTCTTTTTTTGTATTTTTTAGAAGGCTGATTATTTTGGACAGGTATCTCTTAAGAACAAATGGGAATATTTACAAATCGATGAAATCAAATAGATTTTCGTATCAATGAAAAGATTTCCCTTTCGAAAATAGGAGAAAAAGTATGAATACAACAAAAATAGTAAATCAGATAGTTGAAATAAAAGCTCAAGTAGCTGCTGTTCACAAAGATATATTTGAAATAATAAGTGAGGAAGGTACAAGATTTGCCCATATTAAACGAGGACATTACTTCAATGAACAAGTAGATTATCCAGCAACTGGTGATTATGTAATGATAAATTGGCAAGGAGAAGATAAAAGTCAAATTCTTCGTACATTGCCTCGACGCTCTACTTTAACTCGAGCTGACCATGTTGAAAATAAAGAACAAATAATCGCTACGAATTTTGATTATATCTTTATTCTTCAAGCAGTAAATCAAGATTTCAATATTCGCCGTTTAGAACGTTATCTAACTCTTGCATGGCAGTCCGGTGGAGTACCAGTAGTGATTTTGACTAAAAGTGACCTCAATGAAAATCATGCTGATCTGATTTCAGCAGCACAGCAAGTCGCAATTGGAACAACCGTTCATATTGTTAGTGCACATACAAAAGTAGGACTGAAGGAGCTTGATCGTTATTTGAAACCAGATAAAACAATTGTTTTAGTAGGTTCTTCAGGAGTTGGCAAATCAACATTGATCAATGGTTTAATGGATAAAAAGGTTATGAAGATCAAAGAAATTCGTGAAAAAGATGGAAGAGGTAGACATACAACGAGTCATCGTCAATTATTTGTTTTGAGTAATGGTGCCAAAATAATTGATACACCAGGTATGCGGGAAGTCGGCATATGGAATGCGTCAGAAGGGCTGGGGCAAAGTTTTTCTGATGTAGAGCATTACTTTGGAAAATGTAAATTTAGAGATTGTCAGCATCAAAGTGAACAAAACTGTGCCATTAAAATAGCGCTACAAGCCGGTGACCTATCTCTTGAAAGATGGGAAAGCTACTTGAAGTTACACGCAGAAGCAAAATATACCAGCAACAAAACTGCCTATTTAAAAGAAAAAACGCAGACAGAAAAAGGCATTAGTAAATTAGTCAAAGAATTAAAAAGTATCTATCAAGTCAATGCTTGCTTAGAAAGTTTTATTTGTAAAGAATGTGGAAGACTAGTAAATCCAGAATACGCTGGAAGTAATCACCGAAATCATTGTCCTTATTGTTTAACAAGTATCCATGCAGATAATTTACCTGGCGATCGTGCTTCATTATGCAAGGGAAAAATGGATGCAATCAGTATTTGGTCAAAAAAAGATGGTGAGTGGGCAATAATTCATCGTTGTAGAAGCTGCGGAACCTTAAAGTCAAATCGAATCGCAGCAGATGATGATCAAAATCGTTTAGTTGATTTAGCAAATAAAGCGATACAACACCCGCCTTTTATAATAGAAAATACAAAATAACTTTTAGTAATAAGAAGTAGGAGACGCTATGACTTACAATATCCATCATATACAGATCACAGTAGAGGACGTAAAAAAAGCTGAGCCATTTTATGATCAACTATTTGCACTCTTAGGTTTCGATATACAAAAGAAATACTCTGGTTATTTAGAGCACGCAGATATGGAAGTGATCGAATATTTAAGTGATGCATTTGATTTCGGTATTTCTTCGCCCAAAAGAACATTTACTAAAGAGAAAGTTGATTCAAGGAAACCCGGTTCTATTCAGCATATTGCTTTTAAAGCAGGGAGTAAGCAAGAAGTAGATGAAATTTTTCCAAAAATTCAAGCGCTGGGTGTAAAAATTCTTCATGGCAAGCCTAAGGAATATAAAGAGCGGATCGCACCAGATTATTACGCATTATTTTTTGAAAGTCCAGATGGTATTTGTTTTGAAATTTTCCATTATTGAAAACCCTCCACTAGACCACCTTCCAATCATTTTTGGCTAGAATGAATCTAGAAAATGATTGGAGGGAAAAGATGATCGATCAAAAAAACAAAGCAATTGAAGTGAAAGATCTAGTAAAAACATTTGGAGAAAAACGTGCAGTTGATAAATTGAGTTTTACTGTAGAGAAAGGGACGATATTTGGATTGCTCGGTCATAATGGGGCAGGGAAATCAACGACGATCGATTGCCTCTTAGGTACGCAAAAATATGATTCCGCAAGTATCACCTTGTTAGGCAAAGACCCAAGAAAAGAGCGAAAGAAGCTTTTTCAATATGTGGGTGTCCAGTTTCAAGAAGCAGCTTTTCAAAATCAGTTGAAGGTCAAAGAAATCTGTGAAATTACTCATTCCTTGTACAAAAAGCCGATTGACTGGATGAAAACACTGGATGAATTTGGTCTTTCAGCAAAGTTGAATTCGTTTTTGGCTACATTATCAGGCGGAGAAAAGCAAAAGCTATGTATCCTACTAGCGATCATGGGAAATCCGGAGATCATATTTTTAGACGAGTTGACAACAGGACTTGATCCCAAAGCAAGAAGAGACGTTTGGCGGTACTTGCTGATGCTTAAAGAAAAAGGTGTGACTATTTTTCTGACTTCACATTATATGGATGAAGTAGAAACCTTATGTGATCGTATTTTAGTCCTAAAAGAGGGCAAAGAAGTGGCAAGCGGTACAGTAGCAGAAATAATATTAGAAAGTAAAAAAGACACACTTGAAGAAGCTTTTCTAACACTTATCGGGGAGGAATATTAAGATGAAGACATTTTGGTTACTTTATAAATCAGAAGCAAAACTGTCGATAAGAGAAATGTCTTCCATTATTTTTGGTATTTTTGTTCCGCTTGGCATTGTTTCTCTTATGGGATTTATGGATTCTAGTAATGATTCGCTGAATACAGCTTTTGTATCAGTTTCGACTGTAGGAATTTGTTCAGCAGGTGTGATGGGTCTTCCTCTGGCATTATCTTCTTACCGTGAACGAAAAATCTTGAAAAGATATCAGGTTACACCAATTAGTCCGATCCAATTACTTTTGGCTCATCTACTTTTTTGCTTTACGATCAGCATTGTATCGATGCTTTTATTATTAGGCGTATTAGCTGCTTTCTTTCAATTTTCTTATGTTGGCAACTGGGCTTACTTTATCCTCGCTTATCTTTTAGTGATGATTTCCATTCATGCCATTGGTTTGATCGTTGCCAGTTTATCTCCTAGTGAAAAAGCAACGGGCGCGATAAATTCAGCAATCTTCTTTCCAATGTTCTTTTTATCAGGAGCGACAGTTCCTTATGAAATCATGCCAAAAGGACTACAGAAAATAGCGGATATTATGCCATTGACGCAAGGCATCAAGTTATTAAAGGCTGTTACGTTTCGAGAAGAAAATGGGATACTTTATATGGTTTTACTATTAACAGCTATTTCCATTATTGGAATTTTTATTGCTGTGCGCTATTTTAGATGGGAATAAGGATAGTTGTTTATAGCTAATTCTTCATATGTTGAGAATAGTTTAGATAAACTTTGTGCGAAAGCATGATTAAAATAGCTACTCTTATTTATTCTACTTATCTCGAAAATAATCGAACCATCTAAAAATTGAAAGGAGCATGTCTGGTGAGCATCACAGGTATCTGATCAATAAGCTGAAAAACGGATAGACTACGGTCTATTTGTTAAGCTGGTAGAAGTAGTCTTTTTGGAATCATAGGATTTTTGTAGACTTAGACGATAGTTTTATACTATCGTCTAAGCCTGTAAACAAAATTAAATTTGAAAAACAACATTGAATATGCGTCTATAATTATTCAATCGTACTTTTTTACTTTTGATTCTGCTACAATTTACTAAACCAAAATTTATAGAGGTGGAATTGCTATATGGAAAGATATATTGCACTATTAAGAGGTATCAACATAAGCGGCAAGAATAAGATAGCTATGTCTGAGTTAAAAGTAAGTTTTACAGAACTGGGATATTCAGCAGTTTCTACACATCTCAACAGTGGGAATGTTGTTTTTTCCAGTGATACAGACACTATAGATATTCTTGCAGATACAATAAAAACGACGATAAAAAATAAGTTCAAACTGGACATACCAGTTTTTGTTATTTCCCAGAAAGAACTGGAAGATATATTAGCTAAGGCTCCTGCATGGTGGGGGGGAAATAACAAAGAACTATATGATAATTTAATTTTTATGTTTCCTAAATTATCGTATGACGAGTTTTATAGTGAGATTGGGAGTCCTAAAGATGAGTATGAGAAAGTATACAATTATAAAAATGCTATCTTCTGGTCTTTTAAGCGTAAGGATTATCAAAAGACAAATTGGTGGTCAAAAACTGCCCATTCTAAAGTAAGTGACAAGATCACAGTTAGAACAGCAAATACAGTAAGAAAAATAGTTGAAATTTAGTCAGGAAGATTCATATTCAATATCTTAATGATACTCATTTAGATGGCCGGATTGTTAAGACAGATTATATTAAAAAAAATAAAAGAACTATTACTAGGAGGAAAATATGACTATTACGATTAGACATGAAGACGAAAAAGATTATAGAATCGTAGAAGAAATCACACGAGAAGCATTTTGGAATTTATATTTTCCAGGAGCAGTCGAACATCTACTGGTTCACAACATCAGAAAACATCCTGACTTTATCCCCGAATTGTCCTTCGTTATTGAATTAGACAATCAGATCATCGGTAGTATTTTCTACACAAAAGCGAAAGTGATCGATAAGGAGGGGATCGAGCATCCGATCATAACTTTCGGGCCAGTGAGTATTTCACCAGAATATCATCGACAGGGATTCGGTCGGATGTTGATTGAGCACTCACTTGCTGAAGCGAAAAGACTAGGCTTTAATGCCATTATTCTTGGCGGCTTTACGTATCATTACCATCCATATGGATTTGTAGGGACAAAGAAATATAATATATCGATGCCTGATGGTAAATTTTATACTGGCGTAATGGCATTGCCTCTATTTGAAGGTGCATTAGATGGCATAAGCGGTAGCGTTCATTTTTCAGAAGCGATGTATCCAGATGAATCCATCTTAGATGATTTTGACAAAACATTCCCACCAAAAGAAAAAAAAGTTCTACCGCATCAATCAGACTTTGAAAAAGCTGTCAGTGAAATTGATACGTATGATTACTGATTGAAAATGAGCGAATCACTTTTATAGAAAATTAGAAAAGAACAATCTATCCATTTTTAGTTTTCGAAACCCTACACTATAACACCAATGTACCCTTTCTTGATAAGATCATTGAGAAAGGGGAAGTTATCATGTCAAATACTAAAGAAAATGAACGTCTAAAAGAAGTCATAAAAAAAATTGAAAAGAAAATTGAACAAATCGATGGGACTGTAATTGCCAATGAACAAGCTTATAAAGATATCAAAAAATATACAGTTGAGTATAAAAATGAATTGGACAAGTATGAGGTTTACAATCACCAGCAAAACTTAAGTTTTATTGATAAGCGTAATAACTTTGAAACGAACATCAGAAAAAAGCTGGCATATTTAAAAGAAACACCTTACTTTTCAAGAATTAAGTTTCAGTTTGAAGATGACGAAGACGTAGAGAATTTTTACATTGGTAGGTATGGATTTGCGGATGATCTAGGACAACAGCTGATCTATGATTGGCGTGCACCGATTTCCTCATTGTATTATGATTTTAGCTTAGGTTCTGCTTACTACGAGTCATTAGGAAAGAGATTTTATGGATATTTAAAAGGTAAACGGCAGTTTGAAATTGAAAAGGGCGAGCTTAAATTTGTTGTCGATACAGATGATACAGTGAATGATGACTTTTTGATGAATGAGCTGAGTAAAAATACTTCAAATGAAATGAAGACCATTATTCACACGATTCAAAAAGAACAAAACGAAGTAATCAGAGATGTAAAAGCCAAGAACTTGATTATCCAAGGTGTGGCTGGTTCTGGAAAAACATCTATCGCCCTCCATCGAATTGCTTATTTACTTTATCAAAAAAGAGAAGAGCTGCAGGCTTCAGATATTTTGATTCTATCACCAAATGATGTTTTCTCGAGTTACATTTCAACTGTTTTGCCTGAATTAGGAGAAGATGAGCTAAATCAGCTTGAAATCACGCAACTTGTCCAACCAATGATTGAAGAAAAGCTAACAGTAACTGACAGACAAGGTGAAATAGATCGAATCGTAGAAAAGCCAAAGTCAAAAGAGGCTGAAACCTACTTGTATAAAAGGTCAGAGAAATTCTTTTTGTCCTTGAAAAACCATATCCAACAGCTAAATAATAGATTGTTTTCTGAAGATATCATCGTTGATCATCAGTACACATTTTCAAAAAAAGAATTGGAAAAAGTAAATAATACTCTTACGGAAAGCGCATTGTTCGATAGAGCTAAGCAATTAGCACGGCAATTAAGTAAGATCGCGCCTGAAAATGAACAAAATCATATACGCGAAGCAATAGAAAAAGAGTTGCGAAACAGGTTGCAAATAACAACTAGCTTGAATGAGTACGTGAACTTCTTGATGTTAGAAAAGATTCCCTTTAATCAAAACAAAAATAAGATTGATTATGCTGATCTATTTCCATATCTCTATTTCAAAATGAACATTGAGGGAATTCTTCCCAATCGTCAAATCAAACATATTGTTATTGACGAAATGCAAGATTATTCGCTGCTGCACTTTTATGTGCTGGATCGTTTGTTTCCTTGCCAAAAAACAATTTGCGGAGATGTCAATCAAGATTTACTGACAACCGAAATGAATTTTTTAGAGCGACTACAAACCGTTGTTCCAAACAACCGTGTAGTCACATTCAATACCAGTTATCGTTCCAGCTATGAAATAATTAAATTTGCTAAACGATTTACGACAAATAATGCACTCACTCCGATTGAACGTCACAATAAAGAAGTTGAACTTATGTATGTTGATCACCAAAAGGAAAAACAAGAAAAGCTAATCAAAATAGTAGAAAGATTTGAAACGTCAGCTCATAAAACCTGCGGCATCATTTGTCAAACTTGGGATGAAGTTGCTAAAATTAAAAAAAAGCTCTCTTCTTATGAGATCACTCGTTTTGGGAAGCAGTCCTCAGCTATGACTGAAGGTATCATTATCACGACGCCTCAATATGCTAAGGGCTTAGAGTTCGACCAAGTGATCCTGACAGATATCAGGAAGGAACAATTATCGGCAAAAAGCAATCTTCTGTATACAAGCTGTTCTAGAGCACTTCATGAACTAACGCTTTTTATTTTGAATGATGGGGGAGAAACGGATGGACACGTATAAAACTTCTGAAGTAGCAAAAATAGTTGGTTTTCATCCTAACACGATTCGACGCTATGAAGAGTGGGAACTGATTCCTAAGCCTCAAAGAGCTAAAAATGGCTATAGAATATACAATGAGTATCATGTTGAATTGATAAAAACTGCAAAAGTTGCTTTCCAGGTCGAGGTGCTCCAATCTGGATTAAGAGCAATGATGAGAGAGCTGATCAAAGCTTTGGCAAAATATGAATTTGCTGCAGCAACAGCACTGCTCAACGATTATGTATTGGCTATCGATCAAGAGATCGATGAGGCGAATGAAGCGATTCATATCGTTGAAGATATGATCAATGGAAAGATCGAAGAGGAAGACATTTCTTTAAAGCGTAGTGAAGCAGCGGATTACTTAGGCGTGACGACAGATGCGTTAAGAAACTGGGAGCTGAATGGCTTGTTATCGTTAAAGAGAAGTCAAAATGGCTATCGCATTTATGCAGCAGATGATCTGAAGCGATTAAAAATCATTCGTATATTACGTTCAGCAAAATATTCATTAGAATCCATTTTACGCTTACTTCATTTTGTCGATCGCAAAGAAGAACATGATATAAAAGCTATTTTGAATACCCCTGAACCGTCAGAGGACATCATCTCCGTCTGTGATAAGCTGATTCTCTCTTTGGAGAAGGCTAAAATGAATACAGTCGAATTAGCCCAACGTATCGATACATTGAAAAAAATTGCTGCGACAATGGATGTGTAAACTGTCATGTAAAAAGTTATAAGTTTTAAAGGAAGGAGGCATAAGTATGGAGCAACAACTTGGACTTTGGGAATCAATAGTAGCTATTTTAACTTTGAAACCAATCTATGGGTTAGGCGCATTTGCCGTGTTTAGTTTCTTATTGTGTCTTACAAGAAAAAATAAACAGTCTTCAAGAATAGTGGTCGCCTCCTTGCTACTATTTTATTATATGAGTGTGACATTTTTGAACGTTTTCGGTATACCAACTTTAAGTGAGTTATATAGGATTAACGGCTTTAAAAAGCAAGTATTCAATCCGAACATCAATCTGATCCCATTTAGAGAAGGCATAAGTTTAGGCTTTCTGTTTAACATCGCTTGTTTTATACCAATAGGCTTTTTGTGTCCGATAATTAGTAGGGTGTATGGAAAAATAAAATATGCTTTTTTAATTGGTATAAGCATTTCATTAGTGATCGAGATCAGTCAATTATTTACCGTTAGCAGAGCTACAGATATTGACGACCTACTTGCAAATAGTTTGGGAACAGTGATTGGTTGCATCATTTTTATATTAGTATCAAAACGAACAAGAAACAAAGTGACAGCAAGCCCTAATGAAGAATTTATTTTTTCCGGAATGATACCTATACTAATTGTGTTACTGGCTTTTGTAATGACTTTTTTTAGTTAGAAAGAGTTGAATTTTCTGGAAACATTAAAATACTATTTCTAATGAACCAAAATAATTTGACAAACCTCTCCATGGTGAACCGTAAACGAATTCCAGAAACTTGCTTCAAACCTCTCTAAAAAGAGATTTATATGGACTGTGAATAGCTACAATAAAAACGCATGTATTGATTAGTTATCGAAAATTAGAAGTGAATTCCAGCATTTTAGTTGTTGTAATGTAAAAGCACTAGAAAACAGCCTTATTAAGTCCAAAAGTAAAAAATGGAAATGAGGAAATGAACAATGAGTAAATATGAAAATTTATGGAAAGCGTTAGTATTAAATGGAAATGAAGATATTTATTTGAACTTTCAAGAAATAGAAACTATTTTAGGGTTTCCAATTGATCATTCTTTCCTGACGTATAAAAAAGAAGCGAAGAACTACGGCTATGAGGTAGGTAAAATTTCAATGAAAGAAAAAAAGGTACACTTCAAAAAAATATAGGATTATCTAGCCTCAAAAGCGGTTTGAGAAGATCTTTTTGAAAGGAGGAAACAGTGATGAATAAAGACCAGTGTCAACCAATTATTATCGAATTTCCTCTTAGAGGCGAATGGCATGCTCCTATCACACCAGTAAAGAGAATTCCTAGCCATGGTACGGATCGAATGGGGTTAAGATTTGCGTTTGATTTTGTACAGGTTGATTGGGAAAATAAGAGAAAGCCGTTTTACAACACTAGTTTTGCTAAGTACTTTTTCTTTGGAGTAACGTTAGATAAATGCTATTGCTGGGGGAAACCAATTTTTGCGCCTTGTGATGGTGAAATCGTAACAGTTAGAGATGGTGTTCCAGAACGTGCTGTTGTGCATTGGGTAGTAGATTCGGCAATTGCTATAAAAAATGCTCACTTCTTTAATGAATATAAAGACGACTTCAGTCAAATTGCTAGGAACTACCTTGTTATAAAGTGTCAAAATAATGTCTATATGGCATTTGTCCATTTACAAACGAATTCGATAAAAGGAGCCGTTGGTGATCGGATCAGAAAAGGAGAGAGACTGGGAAATGTTGGACATTCAGGGAATTCTACCTCCCCGCATTTACATTTTCAATTGATGGATAGCGTCGATATCGCACAGTCAAATGGTCTGCCCTTTTTATTTGAAGAATATGAAGTATATCGAAATGGTGTCTGGGAATCAGTCCATAATCAGATACCAGCAGAAACAGATCGAATTCGCTTTAATAAAAGTTAAGTTTTTTACAGTATACGTAGAAAACAGTGAGTAGAAGTATTTATTTTAGAAGAAGGAAAAATTATGTCGTGAGCGATAAACTAATTGTTCATGCTAAAGAGATTTGGTTATCAAAATGCTAGTTTTTCTAATTTAAATATTGATTTATCATTGTTTATTGGTTGTCTATCCACAGCGACAATGGACGAGTGTGAACCGAAGAAATAGCAATCAAAAGATGGATCTCCTAATAAGGTGATCCATCTTTTTTGTTCTATCTATAGACAATATATATCTGCAGATGTATAATATCTGTAAATATAGGATGATCATGCGACTGAACTTTTAAAGGTATCCAAAAAAGGAAACATGAAATCCATTCTTTAGAGCTTAAATCATAAATAATAGGAGGAAGTAATCATGTCATTTAAAGAAGAAATCGACCAACTAAAAGAAACATTTCAACAAACTAAAAAACAAGGAAAAGCTTTAGGTGAGAAATACGCTGAGGAAGGAAAAGGAATTGGTGAAGAATATAAAAACAAAGGAAAGGAAGTAGGAAAGCAATTTAAAGACCTTTCTAGTGGCATCAAAGATCGATTTAAATAGAAAAGCAGCGGCTGTTTTATGAA from Enterococcus sp. 9D6_DIV0238 includes:
- the lepA gene encoding translation elongation factor 4 translates to MNINEMKQRQEKIRNFSIIAHIDHGKSTLADRILEKTNTVTSREMQDQLLDSMDLERERGITIKLNAVELTYTAKDGETYIFHLIDTPGHVDFTYEVSRSLAACEGAVLVVDAAQGIEAQTLANVYLALDNDLEILPVINKIDLPAADPERVRTEIEDVIGIDASEAVLASAKAGIGIEDILEQVVEYVPAPAGDLDAPLKALIFDSVYDSYRGVVLNVRVMDGVVKPGDKIQMMNNGKTFDVTEVGVFSPKAVARDYLMVGDVGYITASIKTVQDTQVGDTVTLAENPAQEALPGYRKMNPMVYCGLYPIDNSRYNDLREALEKLQLNDAALQFEPETSQALGFGFRCGFLGLLHMDVIQERLEREFNLDLITTAPSVIYHVNKTDGSQVVVDNPADFPEPVTIDSVEEPFVKAQIMVPNEYVGAVMELSQRKRGEFVTMDYLDDYRVNVVYELPLSEIVFDFFDKLKSSTKGYASLDYEMSGYRTSRLVKMDILLNSEKVDALSFIVHRDFAYERGKAIVEKLRKLIPRQQFEVPIQAAIGQKIVARSDIKALRKNVLAKCYGGDVSRKRKLLEKQKEGKKRMKQIGSVEVPQEAFMAVLKMDEDEPKK
- a CDS encoding GNAT family N-acetyltransferase, yielding MTITIRHEDEKDYRIVEEITREAFWNLYFPGAVEHLLVHNIRKHPDFIPELSFVIELDNQIIGSIFYTKAKVIDKEGIEHPIITFGPVSISPEYHRQGFGRMLIEHSLAEAKRLGFNAIILGGFTYHYHPYGFVGTKKYNISMPDGKFYTGVMALPLFEGALDGISGSVHFSEAMYPDESILDDFDKTFPPKEKKVLPHQSDFEKAVSEIDTYDY
- a CDS encoding DUF1697 domain-containing protein produces the protein MERYIALLRGINISGKNKIAMSELKVSFTELGYSAVSTHLNSGNVVFSSDTDTIDILADTIKTTIKNKFKLDIPVFVISQKELEDILAKAPAWWGGNNKELYDNLIFMFPKLSYDEFYSEIGSPKDEYEKVYNYKNAIFWSFKRKDYQKTNWWSKTAHSKVSDKITVRTANTVRKIVEI
- a CDS encoding ABC transporter permease, whose product is MKTFWLLYKSEAKLSIREMSSIIFGIFVPLGIVSLMGFMDSSNDSLNTAFVSVSTVGICSAGVMGLPLALSSYRERKILKRYQVTPISPIQLLLAHLLFCFTISIVSMLLLLGVLAAFFQFSYVGNWAYFILAYLLVMISIHAIGLIVASLSPSEKATGAINSAIFFPMFFLSGATVPYEIMPKGLQKIADIMPLTQGIKLLKAVTFREENGILYMVLLLTAISIIGIFIAVRYFRWE
- a CDS encoding ABC transporter ATP-binding protein, whose protein sequence is MIDQKNKAIEVKDLVKTFGEKRAVDKLSFTVEKGTIFGLLGHNGAGKSTTIDCLLGTQKYDSASITLLGKDPRKERKKLFQYVGVQFQEAAFQNQLKVKEICEITHSLYKKPIDWMKTLDEFGLSAKLNSFLATLSGGEKQKLCILLAIMGNPEIIFLDELTTGLDPKARRDVWRYLLMLKEKGVTIFLTSHYMDEVETLCDRILVLKEGKEVASGTVAEIILESKKDTLEEAFLTLIGEEY
- a CDS encoding HelD family protein yields the protein MSNTKENERLKEVIKKIEKKIEQIDGTVIANEQAYKDIKKYTVEYKNELDKYEVYNHQQNLSFIDKRNNFETNIRKKLAYLKETPYFSRIKFQFEDDEDVENFYIGRYGFADDLGQQLIYDWRAPISSLYYDFSLGSAYYESLGKRFYGYLKGKRQFEIEKGELKFVVDTDDTVNDDFLMNELSKNTSNEMKTIIHTIQKEQNEVIRDVKAKNLIIQGVAGSGKTSIALHRIAYLLYQKREELQASDILILSPNDVFSSYISTVLPELGEDELNQLEITQLVQPMIEEKLTVTDRQGEIDRIVEKPKSKEAETYLYKRSEKFFLSLKNHIQQLNNRLFSEDIIVDHQYTFSKKELEKVNNTLTESALFDRAKQLARQLSKIAPENEQNHIREAIEKELRNRLQITTSLNEYVNFLMLEKIPFNQNKNKIDYADLFPYLYFKMNIEGILPNRQIKHIVIDEMQDYSLLHFYVLDRLFPCQKTICGDVNQDLLTTEMNFLERLQTVVPNNRVVTFNTSYRSSYEIIKFAKRFTTNNALTPIERHNKEVELMYVDHQKEKQEKLIKIVERFETSAHKTCGIICQTWDEVAKIKKKLSSYEITRFGKQSSAMTEGIIITTPQYAKGLEFDQVILTDIRKEQLSAKSNLLYTSCSRALHELTLFILNDGGETDGHV
- a CDS encoding VOC family protein — encoded protein: MTYNIHHIQITVEDVKKAEPFYDQLFALLGFDIQKKYSGYLEHADMEVIEYLSDAFDFGISSPKRTFTKEKVDSRKPGSIQHIAFKAGSKQEVDEIFPKIQALGVKILHGKPKEYKERIAPDYYALFFESPDGICFEIFHY
- the rsgA gene encoding ribosome small subunit-dependent GTPase A; protein product: MNTTKIVNQIVEIKAQVAAVHKDIFEIISEEGTRFAHIKRGHYFNEQVDYPATGDYVMINWQGEDKSQILRTLPRRSTLTRADHVENKEQIIATNFDYIFILQAVNQDFNIRRLERYLTLAWQSGGVPVVILTKSDLNENHADLISAAQQVAIGTTVHIVSAHTKVGLKELDRYLKPDKTIVLVGSSGVGKSTLINGLMDKKVMKIKEIREKDGRGRHTTSHRQLFVLSNGAKIIDTPGMREVGIWNASEGLGQSFSDVEHYFGKCKFRDCQHQSEQNCAIKIALQAGDLSLERWESYLKLHAEAKYTSNKTAYLKEKTQTEKGISKLVKELKSIYQVNACLESFICKECGRLVNPEYAGSNHRNHCPYCLTSIHADNLPGDRASLCKGKMDAISIWSKKDGEWAIIHRCRSCGTLKSNRIAADDDQNRLVDLANKAIQHPPFIIENTK